In one Pseudomonas sp. MM211 genomic region, the following are encoded:
- a CDS encoding PmeII family type II restriction endonuclease, whose protein sequence is MNPLNLDDVARYVELNIGAFHQKRIASLGRLKLKDVLKRKNPYMYRAKHVLTAEQIIRGIIDAHISSNEETLFGDWLEGLAIFINAQVYGGWKSGITGVDLEFDKEGLRYIVAIKSGPNWGNSSQIGQMKSNFLTAQRTLRTGNSGLQVVAVNGCCYGRDNNPDKGSYFKYCGQRFWAFISGDEDLYLELIEPLGFKARERNDEFAESYGQMINKFTREFTLEFCDEQGAIDWARLLRFNSEA, encoded by the coding sequence ATGAATCCGTTGAATCTCGATGATGTGGCGCGTTACGTCGAGCTGAATATTGGTGCCTTTCACCAGAAGCGTATTGCCAGCCTTGGGCGGCTCAAGCTCAAAGATGTGCTCAAGCGTAAGAACCCTTATATGTACCGCGCCAAGCACGTCCTCACGGCCGAGCAGATCATTCGCGGGATCATCGACGCGCATATTTCCTCCAACGAAGAAACCTTGTTCGGCGATTGGTTGGAAGGATTGGCGATCTTTATCAATGCTCAGGTCTATGGGGGTTGGAAGTCCGGTATCACCGGAGTGGATCTGGAATTCGATAAGGAGGGCTTGCGTTACATCGTTGCGATCAAGTCAGGGCCGAACTGGGGTAATAGCTCGCAGATCGGTCAGATGAAAAGTAATTTTCTCACCGCCCAGCGCACCCTGCGTACCGGTAATTCGGGGCTGCAGGTGGTTGCGGTCAATGGCTGTTGCTATGGGCGCGACAACAATCCCGACAAAGGCAGCTATTTCAAATATTGCGGTCAGCGTTTCTGGGCGTTCATTTCAGGTGATGAGGATCTTTACCTGGAGCTGATCGAGCCGCTTGGCTTCAAGGCCCGTGAGCGCAACGACGAGTTTGCCGAGAGCTACGGGCAGATGATTAACAAGTTCACCCGCGAGTTCACCCTGGAGTTCTGTGACGAACAGGGCGCGATCGATTGGGCGCGCTTGCTGCGTTTTAACTCCGAAGCCTGA
- the yhbY gene encoding ribosome assembly RNA-binding protein YhbY: protein MPLTQEQKKQFKSIGHHLKPVLIVADNGVTEGVLAELERALNDHELIKIQLRITEREGRLAVIDELCKASKADLAQVIGKMALLYRKNPKANRNLSNISRHQG from the coding sequence ATGCCGCTCACTCAAGAGCAGAAGAAACAGTTCAAATCTATCGGTCACCACCTGAAACCGGTATTGATCGTTGCCGATAACGGTGTTACCGAAGGCGTATTGGCGGAGCTGGAGCGCGCCCTGAACGATCATGAACTGATCAAGATTCAGCTGCGCATTACCGAGCGCGAAGGCCGCCTGGCAGTGATCGATGAACTGTGCAAGGCCAGCAAGGCCGACCTGGCACAGGTTATCGGAAAAATGGCGTTGCTCTACCGCAAGAATCCCAAAGCCAATCGCAATCTGTCCAACATCAGCCGCCATCAGGGCTGA
- a CDS encoding DUF4149 domain-containing protein, protein MSKFVTSDLAATSDMAAGFWMLLQTLWVGGIWILHFMVLPGLYSVGLASLLIDEIAGVLMPQMVLITLVCVLIQAGLLVRLRRLSSLWGERRGQLLLAVLAIASGLLASLALWPDAIRWQLFSYLLLAFFGLLLVLQPVPRKSSVADPAVG, encoded by the coding sequence TTGTCGAAGTTCGTCACGTCTGACCTCGCCGCGACGTCCGACATGGCGGCAGGCTTCTGGATGCTGCTGCAAACCCTCTGGGTGGGCGGCATCTGGATACTGCACTTCATGGTGCTGCCGGGGCTATACAGTGTAGGGCTGGCGTCGCTGCTGATCGATGAAATCGCCGGCGTGCTGATGCCGCAGATGGTGTTGATCACCTTGGTCTGCGTGCTGATTCAGGCTGGCTTGCTGGTCAGGTTGCGTCGTCTTTCGTCGCTTTGGGGCGAGCGCCGCGGGCAATTGCTGCTCGCGGTACTGGCAATCGCCTCGGGCTTGCTGGCTTCGCTCGCGCTCTGGCCAGATGCCATTCGTTGGCAACTGTTCAGTTACCTGTTGCTGGCATTTTTCGGTCTGCTGCTGGTGCTACAGCCTGTACCCCGCAAGTCTTCGGTAGCCGACCCCGCGGTCGGCTAA
- a CDS encoding DNA cytosine methyltransferase, which produces MSTYLSISATAAALKISVQRVRTLCRNGNLAAQKIGSSWIIDPLSVTHYGLKTAHMLAHDHPAQQRQSGKPIALSFFSGAMGLDLGLEKAGFDIRLACESDKYCRQTIALNRPDTALLGDINSCSAEQVLEAAGIGRDDVDVIVGDPPCQAFSTAGKRKAFNDDRGNAFLKYIDLALEIRPPLIVIENVRGLLSCPMDHRPHDQRGTDFPDLSLDEMKGGALNFVLSKLRNAGYAYSFNLYNSANFGTPQVRERVIIICSRDGQTAPFLTPTHSEDGALNLPAWRTVRQALEGLSNHAHLNFPEKRLRYYRLLKAGQNWRNLPEDLQREAMGKSYFSGGGKTGFLRRLAWDKPSPTLVTHPAMPATDLAHPQEDRPLSIQEYKRIQEFPDDWQLAGPLIQQYKQVGNAVPVSLGHAVGVLLRGLLAGEAHPAPSAFKFSRYQATCHEQWLKAFEQQRRKAQLTLAIS; this is translated from the coding sequence ATGAGTACCTATCTAAGCATTTCGGCCACCGCCGCCGCACTGAAGATCAGCGTACAGCGTGTTAGAACCCTGTGCCGAAATGGCAATCTGGCCGCCCAAAAAATTGGCAGCAGCTGGATCATCGACCCACTCAGCGTCACCCACTACGGTTTAAAAACGGCTCATATGCTTGCACATGATCATCCGGCGCAGCAGCGCCAGAGTGGAAAACCCATCGCCCTGAGTTTCTTTTCCGGTGCCATGGGCCTGGATCTAGGCTTGGAAAAGGCTGGTTTCGATATTCGCCTGGCTTGCGAATCGGACAAGTACTGCCGCCAGACCATCGCCCTGAACCGCCCGGACACTGCACTGCTCGGCGATATCAATAGCTGCTCCGCAGAACAGGTGCTGGAAGCCGCCGGCATCGGACGCGACGACGTCGACGTAATCGTCGGCGACCCACCCTGCCAAGCCTTCAGCACGGCCGGCAAACGCAAGGCGTTCAATGACGACCGCGGCAACGCCTTTCTCAAATACATCGACCTCGCCCTGGAGATTCGTCCACCACTGATCGTCATCGAGAACGTCCGCGGCCTACTCTCTTGCCCAATGGATCATCGCCCTCATGACCAACGCGGCACGGACTTCCCTGATCTTTCACTGGACGAAATGAAAGGAGGCGCACTGAACTTCGTGCTCAGCAAGCTTCGTAATGCGGGCTACGCCTACTCGTTCAACCTGTACAACTCGGCGAACTTCGGCACCCCACAGGTGCGCGAGCGGGTCATCATCATCTGCTCACGAGACGGGCAAACCGCTCCGTTCCTGACACCAACCCATAGCGAGGATGGCGCCCTGAACCTGCCCGCCTGGCGCACCGTACGCCAGGCCCTGGAAGGCCTGAGCAATCATGCCCACCTGAATTTCCCGGAAAAGCGCCTGCGTTATTACCGCCTGCTCAAAGCTGGGCAGAACTGGCGCAACCTGCCAGAGGATCTGCAGCGCGAAGCGATGGGCAAATCCTACTTCTCCGGCGGTGGCAAGACCGGCTTTCTACGGCGCCTGGCCTGGGACAAACCCTCGCCTACCCTGGTGACGCATCCGGCGATGCCCGCCACGGATCTGGCGCACCCACAGGAAGACCGCCCGCTGTCGATCCAGGAGTACAAACGTATTCAGGAATTTCCCGACGACTGGCAACTGGCGGGCCCGCTGATCCAGCAGTACAAACAGGTCGGCAATGCTGTGCCGGTGAGCCTCGGCCACGCTGTAGGGGTTCTGCTGCGCGGCCTGCTCGCAGGCGAAGCGCACCCGGCGCCGAGCGCGTTCAAGTTCTCGCGCTATCAGGCGACCTGCCACGAACAATGGCTGAAAGCCTTCGAGCAGCAACGACGCAAGGCGCAATTGACCCTGGCAATCAGCTAA
- the greA gene encoding transcription elongation factor GreA — MIKYPMTVEGARALEEELAHLTKVVRPKLSQDIGTARELGDLKENAEYHAAREQQGMVEARVRDIEGRLQNAVVIDVSTIAHTGKVIFGTTVEIANVETDESVSYRIVGEDEADIKQGKISVGSPIARALIGKDEGDVVTVKTPSGLIEYEIVEVRHV; from the coding sequence ATGATCAAATACCCAATGACCGTCGAGGGCGCTCGCGCCCTGGAAGAAGAGCTGGCCCACCTGACCAAGGTCGTCCGTCCGAAGCTGAGCCAGGATATCGGCACGGCCCGTGAATTGGGCGATTTGAAGGAAAACGCCGAATACCATGCTGCTCGTGAGCAGCAGGGTATGGTCGAGGCGCGCGTGCGTGATATCGAAGGGCGCCTGCAGAATGCAGTGGTGATCGATGTCAGCACCATTGCCCATACCGGCAAGGTGATCTTCGGCACCACGGTGGAAATCGCCAACGTCGAGACTGACGAAAGTGTGTCCTACCGGATCGTCGGAGAGGACGAGGCCGATATCAAGCAGGGCAAGATTTCCGTTGGTTCACCTATCGCCCGTGCCTTGATCGGCAAGGACGAGGGTGACGTGGTTACGGTGAAAACGCCAAGCGGTCTGATCGAGTACGAAATTGTCGAAGTTCGTCACGTCTGA
- the folP gene encoding dihydropteroate synthase, producing MSLAIPRNRLPCGSRFLDLTRPQVMGILNVTPDSFSDGGRFAMRDAALRHAESMLLAGATLIDVGGESTRPGAAPVAVEQELARVAPMVEAIAAELDVIISVDTSTPEVIRESARLGAGLINDVRSLQRDGALQAAADSGLPVCLMHMRGEPTTMQQSPQYDDVLDAVADFLRERLAVCEAAGISAQRIVLDPGFGFAKTLEHNLSLFRRMSALQAFGLPLLVGVSRKSMIGAVLGREVDGRLYGSLALAALAVAKGASILRVHDVAETVDVVRMVAAVEAAQ from the coding sequence ATGTCCCTTGCGATACCCCGGAACCGGCTGCCCTGTGGCAGCCGGTTTCTTGATTTGACCCGTCCTCAGGTGATGGGGATCCTCAACGTAACCCCAGATTCTTTCTCCGACGGTGGCCGCTTCGCCATGCGCGATGCGGCGTTGCGCCATGCCGAAAGCATGCTGCTGGCCGGGGCGACGCTGATCGATGTCGGCGGTGAGTCCACTCGGCCGGGCGCCGCTCCGGTGGCCGTGGAGCAGGAGCTCGCGCGCGTGGCGCCGATGGTGGAAGCCATCGCCGCTGAGCTGGACGTGATCATCTCCGTCGATACCTCGACTCCGGAAGTCATCCGTGAGTCGGCCAGGCTGGGTGCCGGGCTGATCAACGACGTGCGCTCGCTACAGCGTGATGGTGCGCTTCAAGCGGCTGCCGACAGCGGCTTGCCGGTTTGCCTGATGCATATGCGTGGCGAGCCCACGACCATGCAGCAAAGCCCGCAGTACGACGATGTGCTGGATGCCGTGGCGGACTTTCTGCGTGAGCGTCTGGCGGTCTGCGAGGCAGCAGGTATTTCTGCGCAGCGTATCGTTCTGGATCCGGGTTTCGGCTTTGCCAAGACCCTCGAGCACAACCTCAGCCTGTTCCGGCGCATGTCGGCGCTGCAGGCTTTTGGTCTACCACTGCTGGTAGGCGTTTCACGCAAGAGTATGATTGGCGCCGTATTGGGTCGCGAGGTCGACGGACGCCTGTATGGCAGTCTGGCCCTGGCGGCTCTGGCCGTTGCCAAGGGTGCAAGCATTCTGCGCGTTCACGATGTGGCGGAAACCGTCGATGTTGTGCGCATGGTCGCCGCAGTCGAGGCGGCGCAGTAA
- the ftsH gene encoding ATP-dependent zinc metalloprotease FtsH, producing MAKNLILWLIIAAVLVTVMNNFSSPSETNKLNYSEFIQQVQDGGVKRVTVDGYIISGMRSDGSSFETVRPAIQDNGLIKDLMDNNVEIVGKQPEQQSIWTQLLVASFPILVIIAVFMFFMRQMQGGAGGKGGPMSFGKSKARLLSEDQVKTTFADVAGCDEAKEEVSELVEFLRDPGKFQRLGGRIPRGVLMVGSPGTGKTLLAKAVAGEAKVPFFTISGSDFVEMFVGVGASRVRDMFEQAKKHAPCIIFIDEIDAVGRHRGAGMGGGHDEREQTLNQLLVEMDGFEMNDGIIVIAATNRPDVLDPALLRPGRFDRQVVVGLPDIRGREQILNVHMRKVPMGEDVKAAVIARGTPGFSGADLANLVNEASLFAARSGKRVVEMKEFELAKDKIMMGAERKSMVMSDKEKLNTAFHEAGHAIVGRLVPEHDPVYKVSIIPRGRALGVTMFLPEEDRYSLSKRALISQICSLYGGRIAEEMTLGFDGVTTGASNDIMRASQIARNMVTKWGLSEKLGPLLYAEDDDQPFLRGGGGSSSSSVSGETAKLIDSEVRSIIDQCYGTAKRLLEENRDKLDAMAEALMKYETIDADQIDDIMSGRAPREPRDWTGGGNDAGKPAAKPDEADLPEKPIGGPAAEL from the coding sequence ATGGCAAAGAATCTGATCCTGTGGCTGATCATCGCTGCCGTCCTGGTTACGGTGATGAACAATTTCTCCAGTCCGAGTGAGACTAACAAGCTCAACTACTCGGAGTTCATCCAGCAAGTGCAGGATGGTGGGGTCAAGCGTGTCACCGTCGATGGTTACATCATCAGCGGCATGCGTTCCGACGGTTCGTCGTTTGAAACCGTGCGCCCGGCGATCCAGGATAATGGCCTGATCAAGGATCTGATGGATAACAACGTCGAGATCGTGGGTAAGCAGCCTGAGCAGCAGAGCATCTGGACGCAATTGTTGGTTGCCAGCTTCCCGATCCTGGTGATCATTGCCGTGTTCATGTTCTTCATGCGCCAGATGCAGGGCGGTGCCGGTGGCAAAGGCGGGCCGATGAGCTTTGGTAAAAGCAAGGCGCGCCTGCTTTCCGAAGATCAGGTCAAGACCACTTTCGCTGACGTCGCGGGCTGCGACGAGGCTAAAGAAGAAGTCAGTGAACTCGTCGAGTTCCTGCGTGATCCGGGCAAGTTCCAACGCCTCGGTGGGCGTATTCCGCGCGGTGTGCTAATGGTCGGCTCGCCGGGTACCGGTAAAACCCTGCTGGCTAAAGCTGTTGCCGGCGAAGCAAAAGTACCGTTCTTCACTATTTCCGGTTCCGACTTCGTGGAAATGTTCGTGGGTGTCGGCGCATCCCGTGTGCGTGACATGTTCGAGCAAGCCAAGAAGCATGCGCCGTGCATCATCTTCATCGACGAGATCGACGCCGTTGGTCGCCACCGTGGCGCCGGCATGGGTGGCGGTCACGACGAGCGCGAGCAGACCCTCAACCAGTTGCTGGTAGAGATGGACGGCTTCGAAATGAACGATGGCATCATCGTCATCGCCGCGACCAACCGTCCGGACGTGCTCGACCCTGCGTTGCTGCGCCCGGGCCGCTTCGACCGTCAGGTCGTGGTCGGTCTGCCGGACATCCGTGGTCGTGAGCAGATCCTCAATGTGCACATGCGCAAGGTGCCGATGGGCGAAGACGTCAAGGCTGCGGTCATCGCCCGTGGTACTCCAGGCTTCTCCGGTGCTGACCTTGCCAACCTGGTCAACGAGGCATCGCTGTTCGCTGCTCGTTCGGGTAAGCGCGTCGTCGAGATGAAGGAGTTCGAACTGGCCAAAGACAAGATCATGATGGGCGCAGAGCGCAAGTCCATGGTCATGTCGGACAAGGAGAAGCTCAACACCGCATTCCACGAGGCGGGTCACGCCATCGTCGGTCGTCTGGTGCCCGAGCATGATCCGGTCTACAAGGTGTCGATCATTCCCCGTGGCCGTGCCCTAGGCGTGACCATGTTCCTGCCAGAGGAAGACCGTTACAGCTTGTCCAAGCGCGCCCTGATCAGCCAGATCTGCTCGCTGTACGGTGGCCGCATCGCCGAGGAAATGACTCTGGGCTTCGACGGTGTCACCACTGGCGCGTCCAATGACATCATGCGCGCCAGTCAGATCGCCCGCAACATGGTTACCAAGTGGGGGCTTTCCGAGAAACTTGGCCCGCTTCTGTATGCCGAAGATGATGACCAGCCGTTCCTTCGTGGTGGTGGCGGTTCGTCCAGCTCCAGCGTGTCGGGTGAAACAGCCAAGCTGATTGATTCAGAGGTGCGCAGCATCATCGACCAGTGCTATGGCACGGCCAAGCGCTTGCTCGAGGAAAACCGCGACAAGCTTGATGCCATGGCTGAAGCCTTGATGAAGTATGAAACCATCGACGCTGATCAGATCGACGACATCATGAGCGGTCGCGCGCCGCGTGAGCCGCGTGATTGGACAGGTGGTGGCAACGATGCCGGTAAGCCGGCAGCCAAGCCCGATGAAGCTGATCTTCCCGAAAAACCAATCGGCGGCCCTGCTGCCGAGCTGTAA
- the rlmE gene encoding 23S rRNA (uridine(2552)-2'-O)-methyltransferase RlmE: MARSKTSQRWLKEHFDDPYVKMAQKDGYRSRASYKLLEVQEKDRILRPGITVVDLGAAPGGWSQVTSRVIGDKGRLIASDILEMDSIPDVTFIQGDFTDDAVFARILEAIDNHPVDLVISDMAPNMSGVRESDQPRAMYLCELALDLATRVLRPGGDFLIKIFHGEGFDEYHKQVRGLFEKVQMRKPLSSRGRSREQYMLARGLKVQREE; encoded by the coding sequence GTGGCCCGTTCCAAGACCAGCCAGCGTTGGCTGAAAGAGCATTTCGACGATCCGTACGTCAAAATGGCGCAAAAGGACGGCTATCGTTCACGTGCCAGCTACAAATTGTTGGAGGTTCAAGAGAAGGATCGCATCCTGCGCCCCGGCATCACGGTGGTCGACCTCGGTGCTGCTCCGGGCGGTTGGTCGCAGGTCACCAGTCGCGTCATTGGCGATAAAGGCCGGCTGATCGCTTCTGACATCCTGGAAATGGACAGTATTCCGGACGTGACTTTCATTCAGGGCGATTTCACGGATGACGCGGTGTTCGCGCGCATTCTGGAAGCGATCGACAATCATCCGGTAGACCTTGTGATTTCCGATATGGCCCCCAATATGAGTGGAGTCAGGGAGTCGGATCAGCCTCGTGCCATGTATTTGTGCGAGCTGGCACTGGATCTCGCCACGCGGGTATTACGTCCTGGTGGCGATTTCTTGATCAAGATCTTCCATGGCGAAGGTTTCGATGAGTACCACAAGCAGGTTCGTGGTCTGTTCGAGAAGGTGCAGATGCGCAAACCGCTGTCATCGCGCGGCCGTTCTCGTGAGCAGTACATGTTGGCTCGCGGACTCAAAGTACAGCGCGAAGAGTAA
- the carB gene encoding carbamoyl-phosphate synthase large subunit yields MPKRTDIKSILILGAGPIVIGQACEFDYSGAQACKALREEGFRVILVNSNPATIMTDPAMADATYIEPIKWATVAKIIEKERPDALLPTMGGQTALNCALDLEKHGILEKFGVEMIGANADTIDKAEDRSRFDKAMKDIGLACPVSGIAHDMQEAYGVLEKVGFPCIIRPSFTMGGTGGGIAYNREEFEEICTRGLDLSPTSELLIDESLIGWKEYEMEVVRDKKDNCIIVCAIENFDPMGVHTGDSITVAPAQTLTDKEYQILRNASLAVLREIGVETGGSNVQFGICPNTGRMVVIEMNPRVSRSSALASKATGFPIAKIAAKLAVGYTLDELSNDITGGRTPASFEPAIDYVVTKIPRFAFEKFPKADARLTTQMKSVGEVMAIGRTFQESLQKALRGLEVGVSGFDPKLDLTDPEAESTLKRELIVPGADRIWYVGDAFRAGKTVEEVFELTRIDEWFLVQIEDLIKDEQRIKTLGLSSIDRDLMFSLKRKGFSDARLAELLGVTEKNLRSHRHKLKVLPVYKRVDTCAAEFATDTAYMYSTYEEECEANPSSRDKIMILGGGPNRIGQGIEFDYCCVHAALAMREDGYETIMVNCNPETVSTDYDTSDRLYFEPVTLEDVLEIVRVEKPKGVIVQYGGQTPLKLCRALEEAGVPIIGTSPDAIDRAEDRERFQQMVQRLGLRQPANATARSEEEALTLSKNIGYPMVVRPSYVLGGRAMEIVYQEEELKRYMREAVKVSNDSPVLLDRFLNCAIEVDIDAVCDGEQVVIGAIMQHIEQAGVHSGDSACSLPPYSLPAHIQDEIRDQVKKMALELGVVGLMNVQMAVQGEDIYVIEVNPRASRTVPFVSKCIGESLAKVAARVMAGKTLAEIGFTKEIIPPFFSVKEAVFPFNKFPGVDPILGPEMKSTGEVMGVGDTFGEAFAKAQLGASEILPNSGCAFISVRDDDKPLAEQVARDLIGLGFEVVATSGTAKVIEAAGLPVRRVNKVTEGRPHVVDMIKNDEVTLIINTTEGRQSIADSYSIRRNALQHKIYCTTTIAAGQAICEALKFGPEKTVRRLQDLHAGIKA; encoded by the coding sequence ATGCCAAAACGTACAGACATCAAAAGTATCCTGATCCTCGGCGCCGGCCCCATCGTCATTGGGCAGGCTTGCGAGTTCGATTATTCCGGCGCCCAGGCCTGTAAGGCCCTGCGCGAGGAAGGCTTCCGCGTCATCCTGGTGAACTCTAACCCGGCCACCATCATGACCGACCCGGCGATGGCTGATGCCACCTACATCGAGCCGATCAAATGGGCCACCGTGGCCAAGATCATCGAGAAGGAACGCCCTGACGCCCTGCTGCCTACCATGGGTGGCCAGACTGCATTGAACTGTGCGCTGGATCTGGAAAAGCACGGCATCCTGGAAAAGTTCGGTGTGGAAATGATCGGCGCGAACGCCGACACCATCGACAAGGCTGAAGACCGCTCGCGCTTTGACAAGGCGATGAAGGACATTGGTCTGGCATGCCCGGTCTCCGGCATCGCGCACGACATGCAGGAAGCCTATGGCGTTCTCGAGAAGGTCGGCTTCCCGTGCATCATCCGTCCGTCCTTCACCATGGGCGGCACGGGTGGCGGTATTGCCTACAACCGAGAAGAATTCGAGGAAATCTGCACGCGCGGCCTCGATCTGTCGCCGACCAGCGAGTTGCTGATCGACGAATCGCTGATCGGCTGGAAGGAATACGAGATGGAGGTGGTCCGCGACAAGAAGGACAACTGCATCATCGTCTGTGCCATCGAAAACTTCGATCCGATGGGCGTGCACACCGGTGACTCGATCACCGTCGCACCGGCCCAGACCCTGACCGACAAGGAATACCAGATCCTGCGTAACGCCTCCCTGGCGGTGCTGCGCGAGATCGGCGTGGAAACCGGTGGCTCCAACGTACAGTTCGGCATCTGTCCGAACACTGGCCGTATGGTCGTCATCGAGATGAACCCGCGCGTGTCGCGTTCCTCGGCGCTGGCCTCCAAGGCTACCGGTTTCCCGATCGCCAAGATCGCCGCCAAGCTGGCCGTGGGTTACACCCTCGACGAGCTGTCCAACGACATCACCGGTGGTCGTACCCCGGCGTCGTTCGAGCCGGCCATCGACTATGTGGTTACCAAGATCCCACGTTTCGCCTTCGAGAAATTCCCCAAGGCCGACGCCCGCCTGACCACCCAGATGAAATCCGTCGGTGAAGTCATGGCCATCGGCCGTACCTTCCAGGAATCCCTGCAGAAAGCGCTGCGTGGCCTGGAAGTCGGCGTGTCCGGCTTCGATCCGAAGCTCGATCTAACCGACCCTGAGGCGGAAAGTACCCTCAAGCGCGAGCTGATCGTGCCGGGTGCGGATCGCATCTGGTACGTGGGCGACGCTTTCCGTGCCGGCAAGACGGTCGAAGAAGTGTTCGAGTTGACGCGTATCGACGAGTGGTTCCTGGTACAGATCGAGGATCTGATCAAGGACGAGCAGCGTATCAAAACCCTGGGTCTGTCGAGCATCGACCGTGACCTGATGTTCAGCCTCAAGCGCAAGGGCTTCTCCGATGCGCGCCTGGCCGAACTGCTCGGTGTCACCGAGAAGAACCTGCGCAGCCATCGCCACAAGCTCAAAGTGCTGCCTGTGTACAAGCGCGTGGACACCTGCGCTGCCGAGTTCGCAACCGATACCGCCTACATGTATTCGACCTACGAGGAAGAGTGCGAGGCCAATCCGAGCAGCCGCGACAAGATCATGATCCTCGGTGGCGGCCCGAACCGCATCGGCCAGGGCATCGAGTTCGACTACTGCTGCGTGCACGCCGCGCTGGCCATGCGTGAAGACGGTTACGAGACCATCATGGTCAACTGCAACCCGGAAACCGTTTCCACCGACTACGATACCTCTGATCGCCTGTACTTCGAGCCGGTGACCCTGGAAGACGTGCTGGAAATCGTTCGCGTCGAGAAGCCGAAAGGTGTGATCGTCCAGTACGGCGGCCAAACCCCGCTGAAACTGTGCCGTGCCCTGGAAGAAGCTGGCGTACCGATCATCGGTACCAGCCCGGACGCCATCGACCGCGCCGAAGATCGTGAGCGTTTCCAGCAGATGGTGCAGCGCCTCGGCCTGCGTCAACCTGCCAACGCCACTGCGCGTAGCGAAGAAGAGGCGCTGACGCTGTCCAAGAACATCGGCTACCCGATGGTGGTGCGTCCATCCTATGTACTGGGTGGCCGGGCGATGGAAATCGTCTACCAGGAAGAAGAGCTCAAGCGCTACATGCGCGAAGCGGTGAAAGTCTCCAACGACAGCCCGGTTCTGCTCGATCGCTTCCTCAACTGCGCCATCGAAGTCGATATCGATGCGGTATGCGATGGTGAGCAGGTCGTCATTGGCGCCATCATGCAGCACATCGAACAAGCGGGCGTGCACTCCGGTGACTCCGCCTGCTCGCTGCCGCCTTACTCGCTGCCGGCACACATCCAGGACGAGATCCGCGACCAGGTCAAGAAAATGGCCCTGGAGCTCGGCGTCGTCGGCTTGATGAACGTGCAGATGGCCGTGCAGGGCGAAGACATCTATGTGATCGAGGTCAACCCGCGCGCTTCGCGTACTGTGCCGTTCGTCTCCAAGTGCATCGGCGAGTCGCTGGCCAAGGTTGCGGCGCGTGTGATGGCTGGCAAGACGCTGGCTGAAATCGGCTTCACCAAAGAAATCATCCCGCCGTTCTTCAGCGTCAAGGAAGCGGTATTCCCGTTCAACAAGTTCCCAGGCGTTGACCCGATTCTCGGCCCAGAGATGAAGTCCACGGGTGAAGTGATGGGCGTCGGTGACACCTTCGGTGAGGCGTTCGCCAAGGCGCAGCTGGGCGCTAGTGAGATTTTGCCGAACTCCGGCTGTGCGTTTATCAGTGTGCGTGATGATGACAAGCCGCTGGCCGAGCAGGTCGCGCGTGATCTGATAGGCCTGGGCTTCGAAGTCGTGGCCACCTCCGGTACTGCCAAAGTGATCGAGGCTGCCGGTCTGCCGGTACGTCGCGTGAACAAAGTGACCGAAGGCCGTCCGCACGTGGTCGACATGATCAAGAATGACGAAGTCACTCTGATCATCAACACCACCGAAGGTCGTCAGTCCATCGCGGACTCCTACTCCATCCGTCGTAACGCTCTGCAGCACAAGATCTACTGCACCACCACCATTGCGGCTGGTCAGGCGATCTGCGAAGCACTCAAGTTCGGTCCCGAGAAGACAGTGCGCCGGCTGCAGGATCTGCACGCAGGAATCAAGGCATGA